A region from the Salvia splendens isolate huo1 chromosome 15, SspV2, whole genome shotgun sequence genome encodes:
- the LOC121769149 gene encoding 60S ribosomal protein L24-like, which yields MVLKTELCRFSGAKIYPGRGIRFIRSDSQVFLFVNSKCKRYFHNRLRPAKLSWTAMYRKQHKKDAAAEAVKKRRRTNKKPYSRSIVGATLEVIQKKRAEKPEVRDAAREAALREIKERIKKTKDEKKAKKAEVMSKQKTSGKANVPKGAAPKGPKIGGGGGKR from the exons ATGGTTCTCAA GACGGAGCTTTGCCGTTTTAGCGGTGCCAAGATATATCCTGGAAGGGGCATCAGGTTTATCCGATCGGATTCTCAG GTGTTCCTCTTTGTTAACTCGAAATGCAAGAGGTACTTCCACAATCGCCTGAGGCCTGCTAAGCTTTCTTGGACTGCTATGTACAGGAAACAACATAAAAAG GATGCTGCTGCTGAAGCTGTGAAGAAGAGGCGTCGTACCAACAAGAAGCCCTACTCAAGGTCAATTGTTGGTGCCACCTTAGAGGTCATTCAGAAAAAACGAGCTGAGAAACCAGAGGTCCGTGATGCTGCACGTGAAGCTGCTCTACG CGAAATTAAGGAGAGAATCAAGAAAACCAAAGACGAGAAGAAGGCAAAGAAGGCTGAAGTTATGTCCAAGCAAAAGACTTCCGGAAAGGCCAACGTACCCAAGGGAGCAGCACCCAAGGGCCCAAAGATTGGAGGTGGTGGCGGCAAGCGTTGA